In Polynucleobacter ibericus, a genomic segment contains:
- a CDS encoding aminoglycoside phosphotransferase family protein translates to MTDSRLNTLRNWLKALEASWQLDLDSLQPASADASFRRYFRIVSKNPNFGTLIVMDAPPQHEPLDAFIKVDLLLSKAGLNVPKILEQNLAEGFLLLNDLGTKTYLGELNNESADHLYKDATHALVLMQLASKPDVLPNYDEALLQRELDLFPEWYLKKHLSVELSQQHTDQLKKSFELIIENNLAQARVYVHRDYHSRNLMVTDNNNPGVIDFQDAVYGPITYDASSLWRDAYIAWPEERLIDWVIKFWEEGRKAGLPMPNDFGQFYRDFEWMGLQRHLKVLGIFARLLHRDGKDGYLKDIPLVLEYAIATANRYIELKPLARILESTRPNQA, encoded by the coding sequence ATGACTGACTCACGCTTAAACACCCTCCGCAACTGGCTAAAAGCCCTAGAAGCAAGCTGGCAATTAGATCTCGACTCTTTGCAGCCGGCCTCGGCTGATGCCAGCTTTCGACGCTATTTCCGAATTGTGTCTAAAAACCCCAATTTCGGGACTTTGATTGTGATGGATGCCCCACCCCAACATGAGCCCTTGGACGCCTTCATTAAAGTCGATTTATTGCTATCTAAAGCAGGTTTAAATGTGCCAAAAATCCTCGAGCAAAATCTTGCTGAAGGCTTTTTGCTCTTAAACGATTTAGGCACTAAAACCTACTTGGGTGAACTCAATAATGAATCTGCAGACCATCTCTATAAAGATGCAACTCATGCATTAGTCCTTATGCAACTGGCAAGTAAACCAGATGTCTTGCCAAACTACGATGAAGCACTATTACAACGAGAGTTAGATTTATTTCCAGAGTGGTATTTAAAAAAGCATCTGAGTGTTGAATTGAGTCAACAACACACAGATCAATTAAAAAAATCTTTTGAGCTGATTATTGAAAATAATTTAGCGCAGGCTAGAGTCTATGTACATCGTGATTATCATTCACGAAACTTAATGGTGACTGACAATAATAATCCTGGAGTGATTGACTTCCAGGATGCAGTTTACGGCCCAATTACATATGATGCCTCTTCATTGTGGCGCGATGCTTATATTGCATGGCCAGAAGAACGTTTGATTGACTGGGTGATTAAATTTTGGGAAGAAGGACGTAAGGCCGGACTACCAATGCCAAATGATTTTGGACAGTTCTATCGCGACTTTGAATGGATGGGCTTGCAGCGCCATCTGAAGGTCCTGGGTATTTTCGCAAGACTCTTACATCGCGATGGGAAAGATGGCTACCTTAAAGATATTCCTCTCGTTTTGGAATATGCGATTGCTACAGCAAATAGATACATTGAATTAAAACCTCTAGCTCGCATTCTGGAATCCACTCGGCCAAATCAGGCGTAA
- the murU gene encoding N-acetylmuramate alpha-1-phosphate uridylyltransferase MurU: MSQLNRIPCFLLAAGRGERMRPLTDDLPKPLLRIQNKSLLEWHLEALAKTTIRDVVINHAWLGEKIEVALGDGKQFGLHIQYSPEASALETAGGICKALPILAPEDYFLVINGDVFSPNLPIAKILEVVSKMRVGSSKRLAHLLMVPNPVQHPEGDFYLEDSTVRDIGSAGAEKLTFSGIGIYHKDLFNDLEFGAPAKLAPLLRAAMEQNKVSGEKYSGPWHDVGTPQRLQELNAAYE, encoded by the coding sequence ATGAGTCAGCTCAATCGCATACCTTGTTTTTTACTGGCTGCTGGACGTGGTGAACGCATGCGTCCCCTCACAGATGATTTACCTAAGCCACTACTTCGAATTCAGAACAAGTCTTTACTAGAGTGGCACTTAGAAGCTCTCGCAAAAACAACCATTCGGGATGTGGTGATTAACCACGCCTGGTTAGGCGAAAAGATTGAAGTAGCTCTAGGTGATGGAAAGCAATTTGGCCTGCATATTCAATATTCCCCTGAGGCTAGCGCACTAGAAACGGCCGGGGGTATATGCAAGGCCCTACCAATCCTTGCGCCTGAAGACTACTTTTTAGTTATTAATGGCGATGTTTTTAGCCCAAACCTGCCTATTGCCAAGATTTTAGAAGTCGTTTCCAAGATGCGGGTAGGCTCAAGTAAACGTTTGGCGCACCTATTGATGGTGCCCAACCCGGTTCAACATCCTGAAGGGGATTTTTATCTAGAAGACTCCACAGTCAGAGACATCGGATCGGCTGGCGCAGAAAAACTCACCTTCTCTGGAATTGGGATTTATCACAAAGACCTCTTTAATGACCTGGAATTTGGAGCTCCAGCCAAGCTGGCCCCCTTGCTCAGAGCCGCAATGGAGCAAAATAAAGTGTCTGGAGAAAAATATAGCGGTCCATGGCACGATGTAGGTACACCACAACGCTTACAAGAGCTCAATGCAGCATATGAATAA
- a CDS encoding aminopeptidase P N-terminal domain-containing protein translates to MNKPNIYQLRRNALAKQIFAKTGGGTAIISTAPEQARNRDSDFPYRHDSDFYYLTGFEEPGATLVLKVTGTGKTAELQSHLFCRPKDPEREIWDGFRLGPEAAPESLGIEYAHSNQVLDQKLSDLLADEDAVYIRLAESAEADRRLRHWMKQVRSQARSGINPPSEFHDVEVLIHEMRLFKDAHEIDIMRRAAAISARAHIRAMQLCKPGMREYQLEAELLHEFRNSGSQSVAYNSIVASGANTCILHYRAGDTELRSGELCLIDAGCELDGYASDITRTFPVNGKFTGPQRALYDITLAAQEAAIAMTKPGNTFMQPHEAALKVLTQGLLDEKLLKLSELGSLDNAVETGSYRRFYMHRTSHWLGMDVHDVGSYRETSPKTNTEEKPWRIFKSGMVITVEPGLYVRPADDVDEKFWNIGIRIEDDAVLIDSGCELISRGVPVKADEIEALMKNI, encoded by the coding sequence ATGAATAAACCGAATATCTATCAACTTCGCAGAAATGCATTAGCAAAACAAATTTTTGCTAAGACTGGTGGTGGAACTGCCATTATCTCTACTGCGCCTGAGCAAGCCCGTAACCGCGACAGTGACTTTCCTTATCGCCATGACAGTGACTTTTATTACTTGACTGGTTTTGAAGAGCCCGGTGCCACGCTAGTGCTGAAAGTTACAGGGACTGGAAAAACTGCTGAACTACAGTCGCACTTATTTTGTAGACCGAAAGATCCTGAACGAGAAATCTGGGATGGCTTTCGTCTAGGTCCTGAAGCTGCGCCAGAGTCTTTGGGTATTGAGTATGCCCACAGCAATCAAGTTTTAGATCAAAAACTGAGTGATTTATTGGCCGATGAAGATGCCGTGTATATCCGCCTTGCTGAGAGCGCAGAAGCCGATAGACGCTTGCGTCATTGGATGAAACAAGTTCGCAGTCAAGCTCGCTCGGGGATCAATCCACCTTCAGAATTTCATGATGTTGAAGTACTCATTCATGAAATGCGTTTGTTTAAAGACGCTCATGAAATCGATATCATGCGGCGCGCTGCGGCCATCTCTGCTCGTGCCCATATTCGCGCCATGCAATTGTGTAAGCCCGGTATGCGTGAATATCAACTGGAAGCAGAACTACTGCATGAATTCCGCAACAGTGGCTCACAAAGTGTTGCATACAACAGTATTGTTGCTAGCGGTGCAAATACTTGCATCCTGCACTATCGTGCAGGTGATACAGAATTACGAAGCGGTGAACTATGCCTTATTGATGCTGGCTGCGAACTTGATGGCTATGCATCTGATATCACGCGGACTTTTCCGGTGAATGGAAAATTTACCGGACCGCAACGTGCTCTCTATGACATTACCTTGGCGGCACAAGAAGCAGCGATAGCAATGACTAAGCCAGGCAATACATTTATGCAGCCCCATGAAGCAGCCCTTAAAGTACTTACCCAAGGCCTGCTAGATGAAAAGCTACTCAAACTTTCAGAATTGGGCTCCCTGGATAATGCTGTTGAAACAGGGTCTTATCGTCGCTTTTATATGCACCGCACCTCGCACTGGCTGGGAATGGATGTGCATGATGTTGGGTCTTATCGCGAAACAAGCCCAAAGACAAACACGGAAGAGAAGCCTTGGCGTATTTTCAAGAGCGGCATGGTGATCACGGTCGAGCCTGGTCTGTATGTCAGGCCTGCAGATGATGTGGATGAAAAATTTTGGAATATCGGCATCCGCATTGAGGATGATGCTGTCCTTATTGACTCGGGATGTGAATTAATTTCTCGCGGTGTACCTGTCAAAGCTGATGAGATTGAAGCGCTCATGAAAAACATCTAA
- a CDS encoding FAD-dependent monooxygenase has product MSLPSCDILIQGGGPVGLACAAWTLQKFPDAKITLLDRNPINDDDLTNADSRGIALSHGSKLLLDTIHAWPNESAQIHRVHVSQAGRFGRALMTREELKQEALGHIIRYRDIHINLRHALRAIKAKSPNFAWEHINKDAEENNIHANCIVHAEGGLFKTQDWVESGRDYGQSALVGLVEVENAVPHQAWERFTAEGPLAVLPSHYGHNILNLVWCGSPESSQYRLQLSDSEFLSALEKEFGSRIGRFLKIQDRRLYELGLNYRKELTKDNEVWIGNAAQTLHPVAGQGLNLGLRDAFLLAEKLVGAFSGFEPSPSKIQDALQGYAQSRKVDRTTTIGLTDFMARVFTSNLAPVVAARGLALSALQWLPPVKTALARQMMFGRR; this is encoded by the coding sequence ATGAGTTTACCCAGTTGCGATATCTTGATTCAGGGCGGTGGTCCAGTTGGGCTCGCTTGTGCTGCCTGGACCTTACAAAAATTTCCAGATGCAAAGATTACATTACTTGATCGTAACCCGATCAATGATGATGATTTAACGAATGCCGATAGTCGCGGTATTGCTCTCTCACATGGCAGCAAACTATTGCTCGATACAATTCATGCTTGGCCAAATGAGTCCGCTCAAATTCACCGTGTACATGTATCTCAAGCAGGGAGATTTGGTCGCGCACTCATGACGCGTGAGGAGCTCAAGCAAGAGGCACTAGGCCACATTATTCGTTATCGCGATATTCACATTAACCTGCGTCACGCCTTACGAGCTATAAAAGCAAAGAGTCCCAACTTTGCTTGGGAGCACATTAATAAAGATGCCGAAGAAAATAATATTCATGCTAATTGCATCGTTCATGCTGAGGGCGGTTTATTTAAGACGCAAGATTGGGTGGAGTCTGGCCGAGACTATGGTCAGTCAGCCCTTGTAGGTTTGGTTGAGGTGGAAAATGCAGTACCTCATCAAGCATGGGAGCGCTTTACTGCTGAGGGTCCGCTAGCAGTTTTACCGAGCCACTATGGTCACAATATTCTGAATCTAGTTTGGTGTGGATCACCAGAGTCTTCGCAATATCGTTTACAACTTAGTGACTCTGAATTTTTAAGTGCGCTGGAAAAAGAATTTGGTTCACGTATTGGGCGCTTTCTGAAAATTCAAGATCGTCGTTTATATGAACTCGGCTTGAACTATCGCAAAGAGCTTACCAAAGACAATGAAGTTTGGATTGGCAATGCTGCACAAACTTTGCACCCAGTAGCAGGGCAAGGCCTCAACTTAGGATTAAGAGACGCTTTTTTGCTGGCTGAAAAATTAGTAGGTGCATTTTCCGGATTCGAACCATCTCCAAGCAAAATTCAAGATGCGCTCCAGGGGTATGCCCAAAGTCGCAAAGTGGATAGAACAACCACTATTGGCCTTACGGACTTTATGGCCAGGGTGTTCACCTCTAATCTTGCTCCAGTAGTGGCAGCCAGAGGACTGGCTTTAAGCGCCCTTCAGTGGCTTCCACCAGTTAAGACAGCCTTAGCCCGCCAGATGATGTTTGGTAGGCGCTAA
- the dusB gene encoding tRNA dihydrouridine synthase DusB — translation MNIGPHTLANKLFVAPMAGVTDRPFRQLCKKLGAGYAVSEMVASNALLWKSEKTQRRANHVGEFKPIAVQIAGADPAMMAAAAKVNVDHGAQIIDINMGCPAKKVCNVAAGSALLRDEPLVQQILEAVVNAVGVGPDAVPVTLKIRTGWDREHKNAIEIARLAEKSGISMLTVHGRTRADLYHGEAEYETITAVKNSVVIPVVANGDITSPEKAEQVLKLTGADAIMIGRAAQGRPWIFREINHYLETGGKLPTPEINEIQSIMNIHLLDHYEFYGEHIGLRTARKHIGWYCKGLRDSHAFRQRMNTADDCKTQLQMVNDYFDEMKSHSDRLLFLEAA, via the coding sequence ATGAACATTGGCCCTCACACCCTCGCAAATAAGCTATTTGTAGCCCCTATGGCTGGGGTAACAGATCGCCCTTTTAGGCAGCTTTGCAAGAAATTGGGTGCAGGGTATGCGGTTTCTGAAATGGTGGCCTCTAATGCCCTGCTTTGGAAAAGCGAGAAAACACAACGTCGTGCCAATCATGTCGGCGAATTCAAACCCATCGCGGTGCAAATTGCCGGGGCAGATCCAGCGATGATGGCAGCGGCAGCAAAAGTCAATGTAGATCATGGTGCCCAGATCATTGATATCAATATGGGTTGCCCAGCAAAAAAAGTTTGCAACGTAGCTGCTGGTTCTGCACTATTACGCGATGAGCCTTTAGTGCAGCAAATTTTAGAAGCAGTTGTGAATGCTGTTGGTGTTGGGCCAGATGCCGTGCCAGTCACCCTAAAGATTCGCACTGGTTGGGACCGTGAACACAAGAATGCTATTGAGATTGCTCGGCTTGCAGAAAAATCGGGGATCTCCATGTTAACGGTTCATGGTCGCACTAGAGCAGACTTGTACCATGGTGAAGCAGAGTATGAAACCATTACTGCAGTCAAAAATAGTGTGGTCATTCCTGTAGTTGCAAATGGTGACATTACTAGCCCTGAAAAAGCAGAGCAAGTTTTGAAACTCACTGGTGCTGATGCCATCATGATTGGTCGTGCAGCTCAAGGTCGTCCTTGGATCTTCAGAGAAATTAATCACTACCTTGAAACGGGTGGGAAATTGCCAACTCCGGAGATCAATGAGATCCAGTCCATTATGAATATTCATCTTTTAGATCATTATGAATTCTATGGGGAACATATTGGTCTACGTACCGCACGTAAGCATATTGGCTGGTATTGCAAGGGTTTGCGTGACTCCCATGCTTTCCGCCAGCGGATGAATACTGCTGATGATTGCAAAACTCAGCTACAAATGGTCAATGATTATTTTGACGAAATGAAATCGCATTCTGATCGTTTGTTATTTTTAGAAGCGGCGTAG
- a CDS encoding helix-turn-helix domain-containing protein: MTNKHPITECIEAQLQGYLNDLKGTAPTDIYQMVLAVVEKPMLELVMQHAKQNQSLAAQYLGINRNTLHKKLVEHQLLK, from the coding sequence ATGACCAATAAGCACCCAATAACTGAATGTATTGAAGCCCAATTGCAGGGTTACCTAAACGACCTTAAAGGAACAGCACCAACCGATATCTATCAAATGGTCTTAGCTGTTGTAGAAAAGCCTATGCTGGAATTAGTCATGCAGCACGCTAAACAGAATCAATCACTGGCAGCGCAATATCTTGGTATTAACCGCAACACACTTCATAAGAAGCTCGTTGAGCATCAGCTGCTGAAATAA
- the purH gene encoding bifunctional phosphoribosylaminoimidazolecarboxamide formyltransferase/IMP cyclohydrolase, giving the protein MIRTALLSVSDKNGIIPFAKSLHEQGIKLISTGGTAKLLAENNLPVVEVSSLTKFPEMLDGRVKTLHPMVHGGLLARRDFPEHMAALKEHGIDTIDMLVINLYPFNETVAKESCSFEDAVENIDIGGPAMLRAAAKNHQDVTVLISPEDYAPVLAEMKANKNAVSYKTNLSLAKKVFAHTAQYDGAIANYLSALGDDLDHKARSAYPETLHLAFEKVQEMRYGENPHQSAAFYKDIYPVDGALANYKQLQGKELSYNNIADADSAWECVKSFAGNAGGAAACVIIKHANPCGVAVGANALEAYQKAFKTDPSSAFGGIIAFNVPCDGAAAEAVSKQFVEVLIAPSFSDEAKAIFAAKQNVRLLEIPLGTTFNTFDFKRVGGGLLVQSPDAKNVLENEMRVVSKRLPTPSEMHDMMFAWRVAKFVKSNAIVYCANGMTLGIGAGQMSRVDSARMASIKAENAGLSLKGSAVASDAFFPFRDGLDVVVNGGASCAIQPGGSMRDDEIIAAANEHGIAMIFTGIRHFRH; this is encoded by the coding sequence ATGATCCGCACAGCCCTTCTCTCCGTATCCGATAAAAATGGCATCATCCCTTTTGCCAAATCTCTCCATGAGCAGGGGATTAAGCTCATCTCGACTGGTGGCACGGCAAAGCTGTTGGCTGAAAATAATCTGCCAGTGGTTGAAGTTTCCTCGCTGACGAAATTTCCGGAGATGCTCGATGGTCGCGTAAAAACCCTTCACCCTATGGTGCACGGCGGTTTATTAGCTCGTAGAGATTTCCCGGAGCATATGGCAGCCCTTAAAGAGCATGGGATCGACACGATTGATATGTTGGTCATTAATCTTTACCCATTTAATGAGACAGTTGCCAAGGAAAGCTGCTCATTTGAAGATGCGGTTGAGAACATTGATATTGGTGGTCCAGCCATGTTACGTGCTGCCGCTAAGAATCATCAAGATGTTACGGTATTGATCTCACCAGAAGATTACGCCCCAGTCTTAGCGGAGATGAAGGCCAATAAGAATGCCGTCTCTTATAAAACTAATTTATCTTTGGCTAAAAAAGTATTTGCCCACACTGCTCAATATGATGGCGCCATTGCGAACTACCTCTCTGCATTAGGTGATGATTTGGATCACAAGGCACGCTCAGCCTACCCAGAAACACTGCACCTTGCCTTTGAAAAAGTACAAGAAATGCGCTACGGTGAGAACCCACATCAATCTGCTGCTTTCTACAAAGACATCTACCCTGTGGACGGTGCACTAGCTAATTACAAGCAATTACAAGGTAAAGAGCTTTCTTATAACAATATTGCGGATGCTGATTCAGCATGGGAATGCGTTAAGAGCTTTGCCGGCAACGCTGGTGGCGCTGCTGCTTGCGTCATCATCAAGCATGCCAACCCTTGCGGCGTAGCTGTTGGTGCTAATGCGCTCGAGGCTTATCAAAAAGCCTTTAAGACGGACCCAAGCTCTGCTTTTGGCGGCATTATTGCTTTCAATGTACCTTGTGATGGTGCCGCTGCTGAAGCCGTCTCTAAACAATTTGTTGAGGTGCTAATTGCCCCTAGCTTTAGCGATGAAGCTAAAGCCATTTTTGCTGCCAAACAAAATGTGCGTCTCTTAGAGATTCCTTTGGGCACTACATTTAACACCTTTGATTTCAAACGCGTTGGCGGTGGTTTACTAGTGCAATCTCCAGATGCCAAGAACGTTCTCGAAAATGAAATGCGTGTTGTGAGCAAACGTCTACCAACTCCAAGCGAAATGCATGACATGATGTTTGCTTGGCGTGTAGCTAAGTTTGTAAAGTCGAATGCTATTGTGTATTGCGCTAATGGTATGACCCTAGGCATTGGTGCAGGTCAAATGAGCCGCGTAGATTCTGCGCGTATGGCTAGTATCAAGGCTGAGAATGCAGGCTTAAGTCTCAAAGGCTCTGCAGTAGCCAGCGACGCTTTCTTCCCATTCCGTGATGGCTTGGATGTCGTTGTGAACGGTGGTGCTAGCTGTGCGATTCAGCCTGGCGGCAGTATGCGTGATGATGAAATCATTGCAGCCGCAAATGAACATGGTATTGCGATGATCTTTACTGGCATACGTCACTTCCGTCATTAA
- the ruvC gene encoding crossover junction endodeoxyribonuclease RuvC, with the protein MRWIGIDPGLRTTGFGVIDVDGQKLTYVASGTIESGDPAKGLPERLGALYAGVKEVLETYCPESAAIEEVFLNVNPRSTLMLGQARGAVIAALVSEKLPVAEYSALRVKQAIVGTGRAAKPQVQEMVKRLLRLNRAPGTDASDALGVAICAAHHAQIPKAITAALAPKLAPKKRSK; encoded by the coding sequence ATGCGCTGGATAGGAATCGACCCAGGTTTACGGACTACCGGTTTTGGAGTCATTGATGTGGATGGCCAAAAACTGACCTACGTCGCCTCTGGGACGATTGAAAGTGGCGACCCAGCAAAAGGTTTACCTGAGCGCTTAGGCGCCCTTTATGCGGGGGTCAAAGAAGTTTTAGAGACCTACTGTCCAGAGTCTGCTGCGATTGAAGAGGTTTTCTTAAATGTGAATCCTCGTTCAACGCTAATGCTGGGTCAAGCAAGGGGTGCCGTGATCGCTGCCCTCGTATCTGAAAAACTCCCCGTAGCTGAGTACAGTGCCCTGAGAGTAAAGCAAGCGATTGTTGGTACTGGTCGTGCTGCCAAGCCACAGGTACAAGAGATGGTGAAACGCCTTCTTAGGCTGAATCGCGCCCCAGGAACAGATGCTTCTGATGCATTAGGTGTCGCCATCTGCGCTGCCCATCACGCTCAAATACCAAAGGCAATTACAGCCGCCTTAGCACCTAAGTTAGCACCCAAAAAACGCAGTAAGTAA
- the ruvA gene encoding Holliday junction branch migration protein RuvA: MIGRIQGTLVSVHPPRLLVDCQGIGYEVDVPMSTLYQLPQAGQKITLLTHFQVREDAQQLFGFATETEREAFRQLIKISGVGSRTALAVLSGMSVNELAQAIALQEAGRLTQVPGIGKKTAERLCLELKGKLAPDLGITGDKPQAIEASSEVLQALLALGYSEKEALLALKQIPPETSVSDGIRMGLKYLSKP, encoded by the coding sequence ATGATTGGTCGTATACAAGGTACTCTCGTTTCAGTTCATCCCCCTCGTCTCTTGGTGGATTGCCAAGGCATCGGTTATGAAGTTGATGTACCAATGAGTACTTTGTACCAGCTGCCTCAAGCTGGTCAAAAAATTACGCTTCTTACGCACTTTCAAGTTCGTGAGGATGCGCAGCAACTTTTTGGCTTTGCTACTGAAACAGAACGTGAAGCATTTAGACAGCTCATCAAGATTAGTGGCGTTGGTTCTCGCACAGCACTGGCTGTTCTGTCCGGCATGAGTGTGAATGAGCTGGCTCAAGCCATTGCGCTCCAAGAAGCTGGGCGCTTGACCCAAGTTCCCGGGATTGGTAAAAAGACTGCTGAGCGTCTTTGCTTAGAACTCAAAGGCAAACTAGCGCCGGATCTTGGTATTACAGGTGATAAACCCCAGGCAATTGAAGCGAGCAGTGAAGTATTGCAAGCACTCCTCGCGCTAGGCTATTCAGAAAAAGAGGCGCTTCTGGCGCTCAAGCAAATCCCACCAGAAACAAGTGTGTCGGACGGTATCCGCATGGGCTTAAAGTATTTATCTAAACCCTGA
- the ruvB gene encoding Holliday junction branch migration DNA helicase RuvB has protein sequence MAIHTDDLSSIPEDLPEGNDRIVSGSAGNAEAVFERALRPKQLDEYVGQTKARAQLEIFITATRARQEALDHVLLFGPPGLGKTTLAHIIARELGVNLRQTSGPVLDRPGDLAALLTNLEENDVLFIDEIHRLSPVVEEILYPALEDYSLDIMIGEGPAARSVKIDLKPFTLIGATTRAGMLTNPLRDRFGIVARLEFYTTEELTKIINRSASLLKADIDPDGSVEIAKRARGTPRIANRLLRRVRDYAEVKGTGTITKAMADAALKMLDVDPSGFDVMDRKLLEAILHKFDGGPVGIDNLAAAIGEERDTIEDVLEPYLIQQGYLQRTSRGRVATRQAYEHFGLTPPSGSASLDI, from the coding sequence ATGGCAATTCATACAGACGACCTAAGCTCAATTCCTGAAGATTTACCAGAGGGCAATGACCGCATTGTGAGCGGCTCAGCCGGCAATGCTGAGGCTGTCTTTGAAAGAGCATTACGTCCCAAACAACTCGATGAGTATGTTGGTCAAACTAAAGCTAGGGCGCAATTAGAGATTTTTATTACCGCCACAAGAGCACGCCAAGAGGCTTTGGATCACGTTTTGCTCTTTGGTCCTCCTGGGCTTGGTAAAACCACACTCGCCCACATTATTGCGAGAGAACTTGGGGTCAACTTACGTCAAACTAGCGGACCCGTCCTAGATAGACCAGGCGACCTTGCTGCCTTGCTAACCAATTTAGAAGAAAACGATGTTCTCTTTATTGATGAGATTCATCGCCTCTCTCCAGTAGTAGAAGAAATTCTGTACCCAGCGCTGGAAGACTACAGCCTAGACATCATGATCGGCGAAGGTCCTGCAGCACGTAGTGTAAAAATTGACCTTAAGCCATTCACGCTGATTGGTGCAACTACTCGTGCTGGCATGCTAACCAATCCATTACGTGATCGTTTTGGCATTGTGGCCAGACTTGAGTTCTACACCACCGAAGAGCTCACCAAAATTATTAATCGTTCAGCCAGCTTGCTCAAGGCGGATATTGATCCAGATGGCTCGGTTGAAATTGCGAAACGTGCACGTGGTACTCCACGTATAGCTAATCGCCTACTCAGAAGAGTGCGTGACTACGCAGAAGTCAAAGGCACAGGCACGATTACCAAAGCTATGGCCGATGCTGCACTCAAAATGCTAGATGTTGATCCAAGCGGCTTTGATGTAATGGATAGAAAATTGCTGGAAGCCATCTTGCACAAGTTTGATGGTGGCCCAGTAGGTATTGATAATTTGGCAGCAGCCATTGGTGAAGAACGCGACACGATTGAGGATGTTCTAGAACCCTATTTGATTCAACAGGGCTACCTACAAAGAACCTCTCGTGGCCGTGTGGCAACCCGCCAGGCCTATGAGCACTTTGGTTTAACGCCGCCCAGCGGCAGCGCTAGCCTAGATATTTAA
- the tyrS gene encoding tyrosine--tRNA ligase, with protein MTAKPEQKYPLTPEVFAALEVTKRGCDELLVEADWVQKLARSQATKTPLRIKLGLDPTAPDIHLGHTVVLNKLRQLQDLGHTVIFLIGDFTSMIGDPSGRNATRPPLTAEEIAVNAETYYRQASMVLDPSKTEVRYNSEWCDPLGARGMIQLAARYTVAQMLERDDFTKRYRSGVPISVHEFLYPLMQGYDSVALKSDLELGGTDQKFNLLVGRELQREYGQEPQCILTMPLLVGLDGVDKMSKSKGNYIGISEPASEMFGKLLSISDELMWDYFTLLSFRPMAEIDLMKQEVAAGRNPKDCKVLLAQEIVARFHSQAAAEKALEDFNHRAKGGVPDDIPEVSLTGAPMAVANLLKAAGLTPSTSEANRNIEQNGVKIDGATITDKQLKVEAGTYVVQVGKRKFAKVTLA; from the coding sequence ATGACGGCCAAACCAGAACAAAAATACCCTCTGACCCCCGAAGTCTTTGCAGCACTCGAAGTCACTAAACGTGGCTGCGACGAGCTATTGGTTGAGGCGGACTGGGTTCAGAAGTTGGCTCGTAGCCAAGCGACTAAGACGCCGTTGCGGATTAAATTAGGTCTAGATCCAACAGCACCTGATATTCATTTGGGTCATACAGTGGTCCTGAATAAATTGCGCCAGTTACAAGATTTAGGGCATACCGTTATTTTCTTGATTGGCGATTTCACCAGCATGATTGGTGACCCATCTGGTCGTAATGCCACCCGTCCTCCATTGACCGCAGAAGAAATTGCCGTTAACGCGGAAACTTACTATCGCCAAGCGAGTATGGTGCTCGACCCTTCTAAAACTGAAGTGCGTTACAACAGCGAATGGTGTGATCCATTAGGGGCGCGCGGCATGATTCAGTTGGCGGCACGATATACCGTTGCACAAATGTTGGAACGAGATGACTTTACCAAGCGCTACCGTAGTGGTGTACCCATTTCTGTACATGAGTTCTTGTATCCACTGATGCAAGGCTATGACTCTGTTGCTTTGAAGAGTGACTTAGAGCTTGGTGGTACTGATCAGAAATTTAATCTCTTAGTTGGGCGCGAGCTTCAACGTGAGTATGGCCAAGAGCCGCAATGTATTTTGACAATGCCTCTCCTCGTTGGCCTGGATGGCGTGGATAAGATGAGTAAGTCCAAAGGTAATTACATTGGCATTAGCGAGCCTGCTAGTGAGATGTTTGGCAAGCTGTTGAGTATCTCCGATGAACTGATGTGGGATTACTTCACATTGCTGTCATTCCGCCCTATGGCTGAAATTGATTTAATGAAGCAAGAAGTTGCAGCTGGCAGAAATCCAAAAGATTGCAAAGTACTACTCGCTCAAGAAATCGTAGCGCGTTTTCATTCACAGGCTGCAGCAGAGAAAGCGCTAGAAGACTTTAATCACCGCGCCAAAGGCGGGGTGCCTGATGACATTCCTGAAGTGAGTTTGACGGGTGCACCGATGGCGGTGGCCAATCTTCTGAAAGCTGCTGGATTAACACCATCAACCTCGGAAGCGAACCGAAACATTGAACAAAATGGTGTGAAGATTGATGGCGCAACGATTACTGATAAACAGTTGAAAGTTGAAGCTGGCACTTACGTAGTTCAGGTAGGCAAACGTAAGTTTGCAAAAGTAACCCTTGCTTAA